In Clostridiisalibacter paucivorans DSM 22131, the genomic stretch TTTTATAACTTCTTTGAGCATTTCTATCATTTCATTAGTTATTTCAATTTCCTGTTGTCTGTTATCCAATAATAAATCCACTTAATTTCCTCCCTTTAACTCCTTTAAATTTAACTTAGGATATTCTATTCTTTCATGAAATATTCCAAACAGTACATTTAAAAAAGAATTTGCTATAATATTTAAATCTTTAAGAGTTAAATCACATTCATCTAATTGTCCATCATCTAATTTTGACTTTATTATTTGTCTCACAAGGGCCTCTATCTTTCCCTTTGTAGGTTGTTGAATAGACCTTACTGCTGCTTCAACAGAATCTGCTATCATAATCAATGCAGCTTCTTTAGACTGAGGCTTAGGTCCACTATATCTAAAGCTATCCTCTTGAACTAAATCAGGATTTTCCCCATTCATAGCCTTGTGATAGAAAAAAGCCACTAATGTATCACCATGATGCTCCTGTATTATATCTTTAATTACATTTGGTATCTTATACTTCTGGGCTAATTCTATACCGTCCTTTATATGACTAGTTATTATTAATGTACTGAGACTAGGATTTATTTTGTCATGGGGATTATCTGAACCCAATTGGTTCTCCTTGAAAAAATAAGGCCTTTTTAATTTTCCTATATCATGATAATATGCTCCCACCCTTACTACTAATGGATTACAATTTATAGCTTCTGCAGCATTTTCAGCTAAATTACCTACTATTATACTATGATGATATGTCCCTGGTGCTTCTAATAGCAATTTTTTCAATAATGGATTGTTTGGATTGGAAAGTTCTAACAGTTTTAATGGAGTAACTACAGAAAATACACCTTCCCAAAATGGTAAAGACCCTATAGTTAAAACTGCACTAAAAACTCCATTTATTATTCCATATATACTATCTTTGATTATGTCTGTATATCCTAAATCTCCTATCAATCCAAAGGTAATGATACTTATAACATTAACTAAACTTATTAACAATCCTGTCAAAAAAATATTATGTCTTTGATTTGCATAAACTACCCCTATCGCTCCTACTGTACCGCCTATTATACACATTGTAACCACATTTATATCATTTCCTGTAATAACACCTAATAAAATAGATATAATGAAATTTATCAATACAGATAATTTAGGATTTATCAGTATGGATATCAGCATTGCAGCAGCAGATATAGGCATCAAATATGGTGATATATTATATATAGCCTTAGATATTATAAGGGCACCTAGTATTATTATTGCCAAAATTGTTATTTTTTTGGTGTTTTTTAGTATATCTTTATCCAATACAAATAAATATCCTATAATTATGGCCTGAAATATAAGTACTAATAAAAAGCCACCTGCTATTAATTTAATATCTGTGCCATCATTTGCCCTTAATATACCTGCTTTTTTTACTAAATCTAAAGTCTTCTGAGTTATTTTTTCTCCTTTAGATACAATCAATGCTCCTTCTTTTATAATAACAGGGTCTATGCTCTCTGATGCCTCTTGTCTTTTGGATTGAGTAGTTTCAAAGTCTAAAAACTTATTGGGTTTTAACGTCTTATGAACTATATCTTGTCCTATTATTTTAATATCTGATGGTAAATCATCCAAACTATTAAAAACCTTTGATATATTTTCTTTCTCATATTCTAACTCTTCTTCCTTTATACCTAAGGCCATAAAAGGGTTTATTATATCATATACAATGTAGTTCTCTAATTTTTTCAATACTTCTATATCTTCATTTAACAATGTCTTATAGTTATTGTCAGTGAGTTTAAATTCAAAATTATTCTTTAAATAATCAATGGCTAATGCCTGATCTCCTTCTGCTTCTTGCTTGAAATCATATATATATTTAAATAGCCCTTTTATTTGATTTTTTATCTTCACCGATACTGCTGGATTCACTTCATATACAGGTTCTATCTCATTCATCGCTTCTTCTTTTAACCTGTTTGTAGCCTCTTCATCTACTATCTCTTTAGTAGCTCTTATGTTTTCTACAGCTATTTCTCCAGGTTTTAGCACTATTTTTGCTGACATAATATTGGAAACTACTATAATAGACAATAAAACAGTAAATACAATGTATATTATAGCTTGTCTAACCAATGTTTTATTAAATAAATTATGCAATTTACTATTTTTATATTTTTCCCCTATTATTTTATTTATTAAAGGCATATTTATACCTCCATAAGCTAAAAATTATTTTTTCTTCTTTTCAAATTTTTCATATGCTTCTATTATTCGTTGCACTAGTCTATGTCTTACAACATCATTCTTGTCTAAATATATAAAATTTATACCTTTTATACTGTCTAATATCTTAGATACCTGTTTTAATCCTGACACCTTTCCCTTTGGAAGATCTATTTGCGTTATATCTCCTGTAATAATGGCTCTAGATCCATAACCTAATCTTGTTAAAAACATCTTCATTTGTTCTGGAGTAGTATTTTGAGCTTCATCCAATATCACAAACGATGAATCTAAAGTTCTTCCTCTCATATATGCCAATGGAGCTATTTCAATAAGTCCCCTTTCTTTATATTTCAGGTAACTCTCAGCTCCTAATATATCAAATAAAGCATCATGAAGTGGTCTTAAATATGGATCTACTTTGTCTTGAAGATCTCCAGGTAAAAAACCTAGCTTTTCACCTGCTTCTACTGCTGGTCTTGTCAATATTATTCTATCTACTTCTTTATTTTTAAAGCTATTTATAGCCATAGCTACTGCAAGATATGTTTTCCCTGTTCCTGCTGGTCCTATCCCAAATACTATATCATTATTTTTTATAGCATTTACGTATCTTCTTTGTCCTAATGTTTTTGGCTTCAAAGTTTTACCTGATGCAGTTACACATATTATATCATTTAATAAATCTTTTATCTTTTCTTCTTGTCCCTGACTTACTAAATTTATACTATATCTTATTGTCTGCTTAGTAAGTTTCCCTTCCTTTTCAATTATATCTATCAATTTATTTATCAATTTTTCCGCAATAGTTACATTATTCTCTGGGCCTATTATTCTTATCTCACCGTCTCTAGATATTATATTAACATCCAATTCTCCTTCTATCATTTTTATATTTTCATCGAAATTTCCAAATAAAATTTTTGTGAAATCTTCTCCTGTGATTTCAATTCTCTTTTCTTCCAATCTTTATCCTCCCTTTATAAATTTATGGTATTTTATTTTCTACAACTATATCTTCTATAACTTCTATTATAACATGTGCCTCCAATACATCTTCTTCTGTAAAAAAATTCACTTCCTTAGAAACAATTTTAGCTTCATCAGGTATTTCCTTTATTATTTTTTCCGTTCCTTTAACTGATGATTCTTTTTTTATAGCATCTATATTTTGTTTGTATCTCTTAACTTCCAGTTCTCTATATTCATGTACAATAATATCTATGGGCAATTTTATAAATCCTTTATCAGGAATATTATTTGCTCTTATCACTTCTCTATACTCTTTAAATGGAATTTCTCCATTCATAAGCATTATTCTTTTTTCTCCCAACTTTAATTCCTTAACAGTATATTTTTTCCCTGTTTCAGTCTTTAGTACTCTAAAAATAGGCTCTTTAATTACTGCCCTATAAAGTGTTCTTCCTAACACTTCTCCTTCTGCATGGACAAACAAAGGTTCTTCCATTGTCTCATCGCTAATAATTCCTGATATTAAAGGTTCACCCTTCTCTACTACATCCCCTTTTTTTACCAATGCCTTTCCCTGCTTAGCTACTATTTTTTCAATTACTGCCTTTTTTTTAGCTACAAGGCTACATGGAGTTTCATCGTCTAATGCTTTTGATATATCTGATCTTTTTTTAGCATTTATAACCAATCTAACTCCATTTATTTCACCATGGGCATATGATAGTTCTTCTATATCTCTCAAAATATTTGCATCTATTCTGTCTATATTGATATCTGACTTTCTAATACCTGGTTTAATATCCATTTCATAGAGATATTGTAATAGTTTCTGTTCATCTATATTATCTGAGCTTTCTATGTCTATTACCCATATAAAAGAAGTTAAAAAAAACAGGGTAATCATAGAAAGAAAGAAACCCAATACCATTGCTTTTCTAGACTTTAATCTATGAATCAAAAAAGGATAACCCTTTTTTTCTACAACTTCAACCTTACATCCTATATTTTCAATAATAGACTTCATCTTTTTATATGATTTAACTCCTATTTTTGCCTGCAATATGGTATACTCTATTCTTTCAATATCCCACAGATATAACCCTTTATAAACAGCCATATTTATGAATCTTTCAAGGGTTAGCCCCTCAATTTTAATAATAACATATCCACGAAAATAATTCCATATTCTTATAACTAGCAAGAGATTTTCACCCCTAGTCTATATACTCTATCTTTTTAATTTCACCACTTATGACTATTTCTTCTTCAATAATACTCCTTATTATCATATTATTACCATACACTTTAACCACAACCCCATTCCCTTTTACCCTTATAATGTCTTTACTATACTCTAATACTCCTTTATGATTTTCTATATTTAATTGTAACTTTCCTACCAATGTTATTTTAGGCAAATCTAAAACTATATCCCTCGGGAGCTCTAGAGCCTCTGTAAAAGCATATTTTATTTTATTCATTTCTATTTCCCCCTAAATATAGTTTAAACACTCCATATATTAAATCTATGATTATTAAAATAATCCTATGCATATATTCAAAAAAAATACAGCCCTTATAATTAAGCTGAAGATTGTTGACACATATACAGTTATGGCAAAGGCATAAAATAAAAGTTAGTAGTCAGTAGTAAATAGTTATTAGTTTAATGATAGAATACTATGGATTCTATCATTAACTACTAACTACTAGCTACGAACTACTAACTCTCTTACTTATATTATTCTTTTATCCTCATACTCTTAGGTTTAGACAATATCTCTGACATTATTATTCCTTTAATTAATGCATCAGAGGAAAAATCTAAATCTATCTGTGTACCAATTTCTCCATTTTTGATTTCATCTTTTATAGACTCCCCATATATTGACTCATCTTTAACATCAGATGTTCTATATTTCTCTTTTCCCAGGGTTTTATCCTCTTTTGCAATTTTAAAATCATCTTCATATTCTACTAATTCTTCTACTTTTTTATTATCTTTTATTCCTTTATCTTTTTCTTTCAAATTATCTAATTCAGAATTTATTGTATCTGTTATTTGTTCAAATATACTCTTTTTATTAGATTTTTGTTTTAAATTTTCTTCCCTATTTTTTCTATCTCTTGGTTCAATCTTGTTTACTGATACACTCTGGTTCCTCTTTTTATTTCTTTCATCTATTTTCTTTTTTTGATCTAAACTTTTCTTTACTAGAGGAATCCCTATAATTGCTAAAAAACTAAGAATATCGCCAAAGTCCATAATAATCACCCTCTCCGATTATCTATTTATCTTTTTTTTCTTCATTTGAGTCAGACTTTGGTACTCTTGATATTGCATTCCTCATATCTGTATCAGCTAATATATTCTTCATATTATAATAATCCATTACACCTAATTTACCTTCATTTAATGCTTTAGATAATGCCAATGGCACTTGAGCCTCCGCTTCAATAACTTTAGCCCTCATAGATTGAACTTCTGCCTTCATTTCTTGCTCCTTAGCTACTGCCATAGCTCTTCTTTCCTCTGCCTTGGCTTGAGCAATCCTCTTATCGGCTTCTGCTTGATCCGTCTGCAATTGTGCCCCTATATTCCTTCCGACATCCACATCTGCTATATCGATGGATAGTATTTCAAAGGCTGTGCCTGCGTCTAGTCCTTTATCCAAGACATTTTTTGATATGTCATCGGGATTTTCTAACACCTTTTTATGACTCCCTGCACTACCTACCGTTGTAACTATTCCTTCTCCAACTCTAGCTATTATTGTTTCTTCTCCAGCTCCTCCAACTAGTCTTTCTATATTAGCTCTCACAGTAACCCTAGCTTTAACCATTACCTCTATACCATCTTTTGCTACAGCCGCAACCTTAGGTGTCTCTATAACTTTAGGGTTTACACTCACTTGTACAGCCTCTAATACACTTCTACCTGCCAAATCTATAGCTGCAGCTCTTTCAAATGGCAACTCTATATTAGCCCTTTGAGCAGCTATCAATGCATCTACAACTGTATTTACATTTCCTCCCGCTAAATAATGGGCTTCAAGTTTATCAACGCCTATATCAAGACCTGCCTTAGTAGCCTTTATAAGAGGATTTACTATTCTTGAAGGAATTACCCTCCTAAACCTCATTCCAACTAAAGTAAATAACCCTATTTTAACTCCTGAAAAATAAGCTGTAATCCATAATCCTACTGGAATAAAACTAAATAATAATGCTAAAAGCACCAAAGCAACTACTGCAATAACTACTACAAATACAAATCCAGGCATATTTAAACCTCCTTATTTTTATTTTAAATATTTATTTAACATAAATACTTTAATCAATTTTTCTTACTATTATCTTGGAACCCTCTATCTTAACAACCTTGACCTTACTATTCTTAGCTATAAATCCTCCCTCTGAAACTACATCTAACCTTATGTCATCTATCAATATAGTTCCTGCAGGTCTTAAAGTAGTCAGTGTTAATCCTTCTTTGCCTACATATGAGGCTTTCACTTGATTACTTGTATACCCCTTTTTATTTTCTTGTTTAGTAGATAATATTATCCTATCTAAATAAGGATTTTTAGGTCCATATTTTATTAATAATACTGCCGCAATAATAGCAAGAATTACTGCAAAGGCTAAAGACATTATTGCTGTTTCTATTGAACTCGATGCCATTATTACACTTAAAACCACACTTATAATACCACCAATACCTGGTATCCCAAATCCTGGTGCAACAGCCTCTACAAGGAGCAATATGAGACCTACTACAAATAATATTACTGCACCCCAATTAGAGTTTCCTGCTAGCATATTCCCACCGAAGAACAGTGCAAAGGCTAATAATCCAATAGTTCCCCCTACACCAAATCCAGGTGTCAATATTTCAATTACAAAGCCAATGAATCCTATTGCCAATATAGCTGCTGCAACATAAGGGTTTACTACTATTTCAGCAATTTTAATCTGTAAATCCTTTTCTATTGGTTTTATCTCCTCATAGTCTAAATTGAGTTTCTTTAATACCTGATTATAATTATTTGCTATAGCATCTGCAAAACCTAAATCATAGGCCCATTTATGTCCTAAATTCAAAAGGTCCCCTTCTTTAACTATGCCCTCTATCTCTATATCTTTATCTGCCATAGCTGCAACCAATTCTGAATCTCTCCCATTCTGTTCCGCAGTTGTTCTAAGCCATGTTACCCACATAGACATAACCTTTTCTGTATTAGGTATAGTTTCTGCAGAACCTATGCTGGCTCCTTCAGCCATTACTATATAATCATTTGATATAGTAATTAAAACTCCAGCTGACTCTGCCTTTTTATTGACAAATGCTATTGTAGGTATCTCTAATGACATGATAGATTCCTTTATTTTTTCTGCTTCAGATATAAGACCTCCATACGTATCTATTTCAAATATAACTGCAGATACATTTTTATTTTTAATATTTTCTAATTGGGTGTTTACAAATTGGGATGTTGCTTTATTTATCTCTCCTGTAATAGGTATTACATATACATCTCCATCATTTTCAGCAAAACCAAAACTACTGACTAATATCATAACTACAATTATTATATAAACCTTTCCAAAATTTCTTCTAAGCACTATGTCACCTCCATTCTTCTCCTATGCTATTATTTTATACCCTTTTTATTAAAATATCATCAAATAATTATATTCTACAAAAAATATTATTTTTTTAATATAGGTACCAGGCCTTAAGTCTTTACAAATAACTTGAAAATAACACAATCATTAAAAAGCCTGAATACAAAGTATCCAGGCTTTTACTAGTTCAAATGTTGCCTTACAATCTTATTGACCATACTTCCATC encodes the following:
- a CDS encoding PhoH family protein yields the protein MEEKRIEITGEDFTKILFGNFDENIKMIEGELDVNIISRDGEIRIIGPENNVTIAEKLINKLIDIIEKEGKLTKQTIRYSINLVSQGQEEKIKDLLNDIICVTASGKTLKPKTLGQRRYVNAIKNNDIVFGIGPAGTGKTYLAVAMAINSFKNKEVDRIILTRPAVEAGEKLGFLPGDLQDKVDPYLRPLHDALFDILGAESYLKYKERGLIEIAPLAYMRGRTLDSSFVILDEAQNTTPEQMKMFLTRLGYGSRAIITGDITQIDLPKGKVSGLKQVSKILDSIKGINFIYLDKNDVVRHRLVQRIIEAYEKFEKKKK
- the yqfC gene encoding sporulation protein YqfC — its product is MNKIKYAFTEALELPRDIVLDLPKITLVGKLQLNIENHKGVLEYSKDIIRVKGNGVVVKVYGNNMIIRSIIEEEIVISGEIKKIEYID
- a CDS encoding HD family phosphohydrolase; the encoded protein is MPLINKIIGEKYKNSKLHNLFNKTLVRQAIIYIVFTVLLSIIVVSNIMSAKIVLKPGEIAVENIRATKEIVDEEATNRLKEEAMNEIEPVYEVNPAVSVKIKNQIKGLFKYIYDFKQEAEGDQALAIDYLKNNFEFKLTDNNYKTLLNEDIEVLKKLENYIVYDIINPFMALGIKEEELEYEKENISKVFNSLDDLPSDIKIIGQDIVHKTLKPNKFLDFETTQSKRQEASESIDPVIIKEGALIVSKGEKITQKTLDLVKKAGILRANDGTDIKLIAGGFLLVLIFQAIIIGYLFVLDKDILKNTKKITILAIIILGALIISKAIYNISPYLMPISAAAMLISILINPKLSVLINFIISILLGVITGNDINVVTMCIIGGTVGAIGVVYANQRHNIFLTGLLISLVNVISIITFGLIGDLGYTDIIKDSIYGIINGVFSAVLTIGSLPFWEGVFSVVTPLKLLELSNPNNPLLKKLLLEAPGTYHHSIIVGNLAENAAEAINCNPLVVRVGAYYHDIGKLKRPYFFKENQLGSDNPHDKINPSLSTLIITSHIKDGIELAQKYKIPNVIKDIIQEHHGDTLVAFFYHKAMNGENPDLVQEDSFRYSGPKPQSKEAALIMIADSVEAAVRSIQQPTKGKIEALVRQIIKSKLDDGQLDECDLTLKDLNIIANSFLNVLFGIFHERIEYPKLNLKELKGGN
- the yqfD gene encoding sporulation protein YqfD; amino-acid sequence: MLVIRIWNYFRGYVIIKIEGLTLERFINMAVYKGLYLWDIERIEYTILQAKIGVKSYKKMKSIIENIGCKVEVVEKKGYPFLIHRLKSRKAMVLGFFLSMITLFFLTSFIWVIDIESSDNIDEQKLLQYLYEMDIKPGIRKSDINIDRIDANILRDIEELSYAHGEINGVRLVINAKKRSDISKALDDETPCSLVAKKKAVIEKIVAKQGKALVKKGDVVEKGEPLISGIISDETMEEPLFVHAEGEVLGRTLYRAVIKEPIFRVLKTETGKKYTVKELKLGEKRIMLMNGEIPFKEYREVIRANNIPDKGFIKLPIDIIVHEYRELEVKRYKQNIDAIKKESSVKGTEKIIKEIPDEAKIVSKEVNFFTEEDVLEAHVIIEVIEDIVVENKIP
- the floA gene encoding flotillin-like protein FloA (flotillin-like protein involved in membrane lipid rafts), which encodes MPGFVFVVVIAVVALVLLALLFSFIPVGLWITAYFSGVKIGLFTLVGMRFRRVIPSRIVNPLIKATKAGLDIGVDKLEAHYLAGGNVNTVVDALIAAQRANIELPFERAAAIDLAGRSVLEAVQVSVNPKVIETPKVAAVAKDGIEVMVKARVTVRANIERLVGGAGEETIIARVGEGIVTTVGSAGSHKKVLENPDDISKNVLDKGLDAGTAFEILSIDIADVDVGRNIGAQLQTDQAEADKRIAQAKAEERRAMAVAKEQEMKAEVQSMRAKVIEAEAQVPLALSKALNEGKLGVMDYYNMKNILADTDMRNAISRVPKSDSNEEKKDK
- a CDS encoding NfeD family protein, which codes for MLRRNFGKVYIIIVVMILVSSFGFAENDGDVYVIPITGEINKATSQFVNTQLENIKNKNVSAVIFEIDTYGGLISEAEKIKESIMSLEIPTIAFVNKKAESAGVLITISNDYIVMAEGASIGSAETIPNTEKVMSMWVTWLRTTAEQNGRDSELVAAMADKDIEIEGIVKEGDLLNLGHKWAYDLGFADAIANNYNQVLKKLNLDYEEIKPIEKDLQIKIAEIVVNPYVAAAILAIGFIGFVIEILTPGFGVGGTIGLLAFALFFGGNMLAGNSNWGAVILFVVGLILLLVEAVAPGFGIPGIGGIISVVLSVIMASSSIETAIMSLAFAVILAIIAAVLLIKYGPKNPYLDRIILSTKQENKKGYTSNQVKASYVGKEGLTLTTLRPAGTILIDDIRLDVVSEGGFIAKNSKVKVVKIEGSKIIVRKID